In one Sulfuricella sp. genomic region, the following are encoded:
- a CDS encoding methyl-accepting chemotaxis protein: protein MAFKVENLMFWKSKNKTKSAGETPMHTTMILQGLRNLSAKAPGSVPIIGHLPIEKQYLITVSALAIFLVLAVTTLVYNTIQVGRNADYVAISTEMQMLSQQIAKSAQQATQGNTAAFKQLGESEQLFEKNLKKLINGGDGLPASPSSIQPMLKELDEKWEPTEKSIYLILPQEKKLVELNHSVAAINANNIQLLELAEQVTALLTQSAAPLREISIASQMVMLTQRLAKNANTLLSSDVIDPEVAFLLGKDANTFQEMLDGLINGSEDLRLTAVRDPDTRDKLDELGEAFKEFSGHSNKILQSMQELVNSKQAGRNIFVGSDQLLDGARKLATSYEKLAGGTGLLILSFVYGLLAVGALVLLGTINVNDAKKRALSSERENKANQEAILRLLNEMGDLAEGDLTVRAKVTEDITGAIADSINYTIDELRGLVTEINKTSEQVTRASQEAQGISSGLLEAAEKQSQEIEDTSSQVLQMAQSINEVSANAAESARVAQQSLDAAEKGTTAVRNSITGMHEIREHIQDTSKRIKRLGESSQEISEIVDLISDITEQTNILALNAAIQAASAGEAGRGFTVVAEEVQRLAERSGEATKQISAIVKTIQTDTQDAVSAMEKSTQGVVEGTKLSDAAGQALNEIGQVSRNLAELIETISRATQNQAEAAGVVANNMQEIQSVTLQTTEGTKKTAVSVGELATLATDLRGSVAGFKLS from the coding sequence ATGGCTTTCAAAGTGGAAAACCTGATGTTCTGGAAAAGCAAGAACAAAACCAAAAGCGCCGGCGAAACGCCGATGCATACGACCATGATCCTGCAAGGTCTGCGCAACCTCTCCGCCAAGGCGCCCGGAAGCGTCCCGATCATCGGCCACCTGCCGATCGAAAAACAGTATCTCATCACGGTTTCAGCGCTCGCCATCTTTCTTGTCCTGGCGGTAACCACCCTGGTTTACAACACCATTCAGGTAGGCCGCAATGCCGACTACGTTGCCATTTCAACTGAAATGCAGATGCTCTCGCAGCAGATTGCCAAAAGCGCGCAACAGGCAACTCAGGGCAATACGGCGGCATTCAAGCAACTGGGTGAAAGTGAACAGCTGTTCGAGAAAAACCTGAAAAAGCTGATCAACGGTGGCGACGGCCTGCCCGCTTCGCCTTCTTCCATCCAGCCGATGCTGAAAGAGCTCGACGAAAAATGGGAGCCAACGGAAAAATCGATTTACCTGATTCTGCCGCAGGAAAAGAAACTGGTGGAACTGAACCATAGCGTGGCGGCAATCAACGCCAACAATATCCAGCTGCTTGAACTGGCCGAACAAGTGACTGCGCTCCTGACCCAGTCCGCCGCGCCATTACGGGAAATTTCGATCGCATCGCAGATGGTAATGCTGACCCAGCGCCTGGCAAAAAACGCCAACACCCTGCTCTCGTCCGACGTGATCGACCCGGAAGTCGCCTTCCTGCTAGGCAAGGATGCCAACACTTTCCAGGAAATGCTTGATGGTCTTATCAACGGTAGTGAAGACCTGCGCCTGACAGCAGTCCGTGACCCGGACACCCGCGACAAGCTGGACGAACTCGGCGAAGCATTCAAGGAATTTTCCGGTCACTCCAACAAGATTTTGCAAAGCATGCAGGAACTGGTGAACTCCAAGCAGGCCGGCCGGAACATTTTTGTGGGCAGCGACCAGTTGCTCGACGGCGCGCGCAAACTTGCCACCAGTTATGAAAAACTGGCCGGCGGGACGGGCCTGCTGATCCTGTCCTTCGTTTATGGCTTGCTCGCCGTCGGCGCTCTGGTCCTGCTGGGCACAATTAACGTCAATGATGCGAAAAAACGCGCTTTGTCGAGCGAGCGCGAGAACAAGGCCAACCAGGAAGCCATTTTGCGGCTACTGAATGAAATGGGCGACCTGGCGGAAGGCGATCTGACAGTGCGCGCCAAGGTGACCGAGGACATTACCGGCGCCATTGCGGACTCGATCAACTACACCATTGACGAGCTGCGCGGACTGGTCACCGAGATCAACAAGACCAGCGAGCAGGTGACTCGCGCATCGCAGGAAGCGCAGGGCATTTCCAGCGGACTGCTCGAAGCCGCGGAAAAACAGTCTCAGGAAATCGAGGACACTTCTTCGCAGGTGCTGCAAATGGCGCAGTCGATTAACGAGGTGTCTGCCAACGCAGCCGAATCCGCCCGCGTAGCGCAACAATCACTGGATGCAGCAGAAAAAGGCACCACCGCCGTGCGCAACTCCATTACCGGCATGCATGAAATTCGCGAACATATCCAGGACACCTCGAAGCGTATCAAACGATTGGGTGAAAGCTCGCAGGAAATTTCCGAGATTGTGGACCTGATTTCCGACATTACCGAACAGACCAACATTCTGGCGCTCAACGCCGCCATCCAGGCGGCCTCGGCCGGCGAAGCGGGGCGTGGCTTCACGGTGGTGGCGGAAGAGGTGCAGCGTCTTGCGGAACGCTCCGGTGAAGCGACCAAGCAGATTTCGGCGATTGTGAAGACCATTCAGACCGATACCCAGGACGCCGTGTCGGCGATGGAGAAGAGTACTCAGGGTGTGGTGGAAGGGACAAAGCTATCGGACGCCGCCGGTCAGGCGCTCAACGAAATCGGTCAGGTGTCGCGCAACCTGGCGGAACTGATCGAAACCATTTCCCGCGCCACCCAGAATCAGGCCGAGGCAGCAGGCGTGGTGGCCAACAACATGCAGGAAATCCAGAGCGTCACCCTCCAGACCACGGAAGGCACCAAGAAGACCGCTGTTTCCGTCGGCGAACTGGCGACTCTGGCGACCGATCTGCGCGGATCAGTGGCAGGTTTCAAGCTTTCCTGA
- a CDS encoding chemotaxis protein CheW gives MARKKISLREYQQGVVAKLQAIAQGGETGAASKLGLQVGDQYWLVDLADVGEAIPPPELAQVPHSQPWFSGVANIRGNLYSVVDFSAFCGGEPVSGGPDKRLILANAKFLVNSGLLVSRVLGLRHADQLQPREISNGAAPWVSAEFSDTAGRLWQELNIQALVNDQGFLQAGR, from the coding sequence ATGGCACGCAAAAAAATCAGTTTGCGCGAATACCAGCAAGGCGTGGTAGCCAAATTGCAGGCCATTGCCCAGGGGGGCGAGACAGGAGCGGCTTCCAAGCTTGGTCTGCAGGTGGGGGATCAATACTGGCTTGTGGACCTGGCCGATGTGGGTGAAGCAATTCCGCCACCAGAACTCGCGCAGGTGCCGCATTCGCAACCCTGGTTTTCCGGCGTTGCAAATATCCGTGGCAACCTTTACAGCGTAGTGGATTTTTCTGCCTTCTGCGGTGGCGAGCCGGTTTCCGGCGGCCCCGACAAACGCCTGATCCTGGCCAATGCAAAATTCCTGGTGAACTCCGGATTGCTGGTCAGCCGCGTGCTGGGCCTGCGCCACGCCGACCAGCTGCAACCCAGGGAAATCAGCAACGGTGCGGCACCCTGGGTAAGCGCCGAATTTTCCGATACCGCCGGACGGCTCTGGCAAGAACTGAACATCCAGGCCCTGGTCAACGATCAGGGCTTCCTGCAGGCAGGACGATAG
- a CDS encoding response regulator, translating into MTIKKILLVDDSPTERHFLSSLLTKQGYQVALAESGEEALDKAKQEKPDLIIMDVVMPGLNGFQATRAITKDDETKHIPVIMCTTKGQETDKVWAMRQGAKDYVTKPVNQDELLSKISALG; encoded by the coding sequence ATGACCATCAAAAAAATTCTGCTGGTAGACGACTCGCCCACCGAGCGGCACTTCCTTAGCAGCCTGCTGACCAAACAGGGCTACCAGGTGGCGCTCGCTGAAAGTGGCGAAGAGGCGCTGGATAAAGCCAAGCAGGAAAAACCCGATCTCATCATCATGGACGTGGTCATGCCCGGCCTCAACGGCTTCCAGGCAACCCGCGCCATCACCAAGGATGACGAGACCAAGCATATCCCGGTCATCATGTGCACCACCAAAGGCCAGGAAACGGACAAGGTATGGGCCATGCGCCAGGGCGCGAAAGATTACGTCACCAAGCCGGTGAACCAGGACGAACTGCTGAGCAAGATTTCCGCGCTCGGCTAA
- a CDS encoding response regulator produces MVIDDSNTIRRSAEIFLLKASCEVILAEDGFDAMAKITDHEPDISFVDIMMPRLDGYQTTMLIKKNPRFKHTPVIMLSSKDGLFDRARGRMVGSDEYLTKPFTKDSLLETVRKHTTSRNAA; encoded by the coding sequence ATGGTCATTGATGATAGCAATACCATTCGCCGCAGCGCAGAAATCTTCCTGCTGAAGGCAAGCTGCGAAGTCATTCTGGCGGAAGACGGCTTTGACGCCATGGCAAAAATCACCGACCATGAGCCCGACATCAGCTTCGTGGACATCATGATGCCACGCCTGGATGGCTATCAAACCACCATGCTGATCAAGAAAAACCCCCGTTTCAAACACACCCCGGTCATCATGCTCTCCAGCAAGGATGGGCTGTTCGACCGCGCCCGTGGCAGAATGGTGGGATCGGACGAATATCTCACCAAGCCCTTCACCAAGGATAGCCTGCTGGAAACCGTCCGCAAACACACCACATCGCGCAACGCTGCATGA
- a CDS encoding PstS family phosphate ABC transporter substrate-binding protein produces the protein MLRKFLTLTVLLGSTAVAPFSMASVTIVGSSTLEPFLKQWTQAYQARSPAAEINISSPGTSVAPKALISGKADLAAMNREMTNDETEAFIRVHGHYPIGIAVAIEAVALYAHPDNPIKGLDVKQVDAIYSAGHGCGWSEDIRQWGQLGLPSPWDKQTIVRLGHDKKSAVRDFFNKSVLCRDDFATEVEELKHDELLAKVAETRNALGYGRYQPGTKLKIVPLKKGAGDYVALTPDNIYNRSYKLQHFMYLYVNKSSGKPVPAEIADFLRTGLSRDGQAAVVAAGYLPLSDELIQRQLSKLK, from the coding sequence ATGTTGCGCAAGTTTCTGACCCTTACCGTTCTGCTCGGATCGACTGCGGTGGCGCCATTCTCCATGGCCAGCGTCACGATTGTTGGCTCCAGCACGCTCGAGCCTTTTCTCAAGCAGTGGACGCAGGCATACCAGGCCAGGTCGCCTGCCGCTGAAATCAATATTTCCAGCCCGGGCACCAGCGTGGCCCCAAAGGCGCTGATTTCCGGCAAGGCGGATCTGGCCGCGATGAATCGCGAAATGACCAACGATGAAACCGAAGCTTTCATCCGTGTCCACGGACATTATCCGATCGGTATTGCGGTGGCGATCGAAGCGGTTGCGCTTTACGCGCACCCTGACAACCCGATCAAGGGGCTGGATGTCAAGCAGGTGGATGCCATTTATTCTGCCGGCCATGGCTGTGGCTGGAGCGAGGATATCAGGCAGTGGGGCCAGCTTGGCCTCCCTTCGCCGTGGGACAAACAGACTATCGTGCGGCTGGGCCATGACAAGAAATCCGCTGTCCGCGATTTTTTCAACAAATCGGTATTGTGTCGCGATGATTTCGCAACCGAGGTTGAAGAACTCAAACACGACGAACTCCTGGCCAAAGTGGCGGAAACCAGGAATGCGCTGGGTTACGGTCGCTATCAGCCGGGCACAAAACTGAAAATCGTGCCCTTGAAGAAAGGTGCGGGAGATTATGTCGCGCTGACCCCGGACAATATTTATAACCGGAGCTACAAGTTGCAGCATTTCATGTATTTGTATGTCAACAAGTCCAGTGGCAAACCGGTTCCGGCCGAGATCGCTGATTTTCTCAGGACCGGCCTGTCGCGCGATGGTCAGGCGGCCGTCGTTGCAGCAGGATATCTCCCGCTCTCGGATGAACTGATCCAGCGCCAGTTGAGCAAACTCAAATAA
- the thiD gene encoding bifunctional hydroxymethylpyrimidine kinase/phosphomethylpyrimidine kinase: MSDTPPIVLTFAASDPSSGAGLQADLLTLSSMGCYPISVVTAITVQDTVGVEDILALDAELVAAQARAVLEDMPVAVFKIGMLGSVENIAAIAEIVADYPDVPLILDPILASGRGDELASEEMLEAMLDMLIPQATIITPNSLEALRLGQDDGDEELDLSDCARRLIELGCEYVLVTGTHENTPQVVNTLYGQQGVLRSDAWQRLPGSYHGSGCTLASALAASIAHGLDVADAVREAQEYTWQTLQAGFRPGMGQYIPDRLFWAREEESDAD, from the coding sequence ATGTCTGATACGCCTCCTATCGTGCTTACTTTTGCCGCCTCCGACCCCAGCAGTGGGGCGGGATTGCAGGCGGATCTGCTGACTTTGTCGAGCATGGGCTGCTATCCCATTTCGGTGGTGACGGCCATCACGGTACAGGATACCGTGGGAGTGGAAGACATCCTTGCGCTGGATGCTGAACTGGTGGCGGCGCAAGCGCGTGCCGTACTGGAAGACATGCCGGTGGCGGTATTCAAGATTGGCATGCTGGGCAGCGTGGAAAATATCGCTGCGATCGCGGAGATTGTTGCCGACTATCCGGATGTGCCACTGATACTCGACCCGATTCTGGCCTCCGGGCGGGGCGATGAACTGGCCTCGGAGGAAATGCTGGAAGCCATGCTCGACATGCTGATTCCCCAGGCCACCATTATCACTCCCAACAGCCTGGAGGCGCTTCGTCTCGGACAGGATGACGGCGATGAGGAACTGGATTTATCCGATTGCGCCCGGCGTTTGATCGAGCTGGGGTGCGAGTATGTGCTGGTTACCGGCACGCATGAAAACACCCCGCAGGTGGTGAATACGCTTTATGGTCAGCAAGGCGTATTGCGCTCCGATGCCTGGCAGCGCCTGCCCGGCAGCTATCACGGATCGGGCTGCACCCTGGCTTCGGCGCTTGCCGCTTCGATCGCACATGGCCTGGATGTGGCCGATGCGGTGCGCGAAGCCCAGGAATACACCTGGCAAACCCTGCAGGCTGGATTCAGGCCGGGTATGGGCCAATACATTCCGGACCGGCTGTTCTGGGCGCGCGAAGAGGAAAGTGATGCTGATTAG
- the thiE gene encoding thiamine phosphate synthase, protein MLISGLYAITPEQPDTARLLSQVRSALSGGVRVVQYRSKSEDVALLHEQASELLELCHSFEVPLIINDSLRLADLTGADGVHLGRDDGSLRQARIVLGAEKVIGVSCYNSLELAMRAEEEGASYVAFGSFFSSITKPGAVAAPLSLLNEAKAHLLVPVVAIGGIAIGNAASLIAAGADAIAVISGLFDAPDIQLAAQQYSQLFSHAPMTGQRLH, encoded by the coding sequence ATGCTGATTAGCGGCCTGTATGCGATCACGCCGGAACAGCCCGATACGGCACGCCTGCTGTCTCAGGTTCGTTCAGCCCTGAGTGGTGGCGTGCGAGTGGTGCAGTACCGCAGCAAGAGCGAGGATGTGGCGCTGCTGCATGAACAGGCGAGTGAGCTGCTGGAACTGTGCCATTCATTTGAAGTCCCGCTGATCATCAATGACAGCCTGCGCCTGGCTGACCTGACCGGCGCCGATGGCGTGCATCTGGGGCGGGACGACGGCTCCCTGCGGCAAGCGCGCATCGTGCTTGGCGCGGAGAAAGTGATCGGCGTATCTTGCTATAATAGCCTGGAGCTTGCCATGCGGGCGGAGGAGGAAGGGGCCAGCTATGTTGCTTTCGGCAGTTTTTTTTCCTCCATCACCAAGCCGGGGGCGGTGGCGGCGCCGCTGTCCCTGCTGAACGAAGCGAAAGCGCATCTGCTTGTGCCGGTTGTCGCCATTGGCGGAATTGCCATAGGCAACGCAGCTTCGCTGATTGCCGCCGGCGCAGACGCGATAGCAGTGATTTCCGGCTTGTTCGATGCGCCCGATATTCAGCTCGCAGCACAACAATATTCTCAACTTTTCAGCCATGCACCGATGACCGGGCAGAGGCTGCACTAG
- the hemL gene encoding glutamate-1-semialdehyde 2,1-aminomutase: MTSRNTELFVQSQQRIPGGVNSPVRAFRSVGGTPVFFKRGLGPRLWDEDDKAYIDYVGSWGPAILGHAQPDVVRAVQDAAARGLSFGAPTAQELEIAELLCQLVPSMEQVRLVSSGTEATMSAIRLARGFTGRSKIIKFEGCYHGHADFLLVKAGSGALTFGNPSSAGVPEEVAAQTIVLDYNDVAGLTQTFQQIGSEIAALIVEPVAGNMNLITPKPEFLKAMRDLCSQYGSVLIFDEVMTGFRVGLHSAQGLFGIKPDLTTLGKVIGGGMPVGAFGGRREIMEKLAPVGPVYQAGTLSGNPVAVAAGLATLKLLQAPGFYENLTRMTKKLTDGLTAVAQEAGVAFCAQSVGGMFGLYFSATPPTSYAEVMQCDKEAFNRFFHAMLDEGVYLAPSAFEAGFVSAAHGDAEIEATLEAARRVFAKLK; encoded by the coding sequence ATGACTTCGCGCAATACAGAGCTTTTCGTGCAATCCCAGCAGCGTATTCCAGGCGGCGTAAACTCCCCGGTACGCGCATTTCGTTCGGTCGGCGGCACGCCGGTATTTTTCAAGCGCGGCCTGGGGCCGCGCTTATGGGACGAGGACGACAAGGCTTATATCGATTATGTAGGCTCCTGGGGACCGGCGATTCTGGGCCATGCCCAGCCCGATGTGGTGCGCGCGGTGCAGGATGCGGCGGCCAGGGGCCTGAGCTTTGGCGCACCCACGGCGCAAGAGCTGGAAATCGCGGAATTGTTGTGCCAGCTGGTGCCTTCGATGGAGCAAGTGCGGCTGGTGAGTTCCGGCACCGAAGCCACCATGAGCGCGATCCGGCTGGCACGCGGCTTTACCGGGCGCAGCAAGATCATCAAGTTCGAGGGTTGTTACCACGGCCATGCCGACTTCCTGCTGGTCAAGGCCGGCTCCGGTGCGCTGACCTTCGGCAACCCCAGCTCGGCCGGCGTGCCGGAGGAAGTGGCGGCGCAGACCATTGTGCTGGATTACAACGACGTGGCAGGCCTGACGCAGACTTTTCAGCAGATCGGCAGCGAAATCGCCGCGTTGATTGTCGAACCGGTGGCGGGCAACATGAACCTGATCACACCCAAACCCGAATTCCTCAAGGCGATGCGCGATCTGTGCAGCCAGTATGGCAGCGTACTGATTTTCGACGAAGTGATGACCGGCTTCCGCGTCGGCCTGCATAGCGCGCAGGGGCTGTTCGGCATCAAGCCGGACCTCACCACGCTGGGCAAGGTGATCGGCGGCGGCATGCCGGTGGGTGCTTTCGGCGGACGGCGCGAAATCATGGAGAAACTGGCGCCAGTCGGGCCGGTTTATCAGGCGGGCACGCTTTCCGGCAACCCGGTGGCGGTGGCAGCCGGACTCGCCACCTTGAAATTGCTGCAAGCGCCCGGATTTTATGAAAACCTGACCCGCATGACCAAGAAGCTCACCGATGGCCTGACGGCCGTGGCGCAGGAAGCCGGCGTGGCTTTCTGCGCCCAGTCGGTGGGCGGCATGTTCGGTCTGTATTTCAGCGCCACGCCGCCGACCAGTTATGCCGAAGTGATGCAGTGCGACAAGGAAGCCTTCAACCGCTTCTTCCACGCCATGCTCGACGAGGGCGTGTACCTGGCACCTTCCGCGTTTGAGGCCGGATTCGTGTCCGCCGCCCATGGCGACGCGGAAATCGAGGCAACACTGGAGGCGGCGCGGCGCGTTTTTGCCAAATTGAAATAA
- a CDS encoding AAA family ATPase, translated as MRPAQLMTILDREFTSAAEGHHTPVMLWGPPGVGKSQIIAQVAARHHAPVVDIRLSQMEPSDLRGIPFRIGDHVEWAVPAMLPDAVRHGPAGVLFLDEITSAPPSVSAAAYQLILDRRLGNYRVPDGWAIFAAGNRQGDRGVTYTMPAPLANRFSHFEVEAHLDDWVAWAYHSGIDERLIAFLRFRPELLFDFDPAHNPVAFPSPRSWEFAHRALQKFGDMPELLLGSLQACVGPAAGLELHAFVDNLGKMPDIDAIVRGEAAEVPHEVDLQYAVASALVGRAIRAKNSPEAAAVHGHILDYATRFPLREMGIMLVSDMHRAIGQQLFKVPQFSQWANAVADIMLYEM; from the coding sequence ATGCGTCCCGCGCAATTGATGACGATTCTGGATCGCGAATTTACCAGCGCCGCTGAAGGCCACCATACGCCGGTCATGCTGTGGGGGCCGCCGGGCGTGGGCAAGTCGCAGATCATTGCCCAGGTGGCGGCACGCCACCATGCGCCAGTGGTGGATATCCGCCTGTCGCAGATGGAGCCCTCCGATTTGCGCGGCATTCCGTTCCGCATCGGCGACCATGTGGAATGGGCGGTGCCGGCCATGCTGCCGGATGCCGTGCGCCATGGCCCGGCGGGGGTGCTGTTTCTCGATGAAATCACTTCCGCGCCGCCCAGCGTTTCGGCGGCGGCCTATCAGCTCATTCTCGACCGCCGTCTGGGCAATTACCGCGTGCCCGATGGCTGGGCCATTTTCGCCGCCGGCAACCGCCAGGGCGATCGCGGCGTGACCTACACCATGCCGGCACCGCTGGCCAACCGTTTTTCCCACTTCGAGGTGGAAGCCCATCTCGACGACTGGGTGGCGTGGGCCTACCACAGCGGCATCGACGAGCGCCTGATCGCTTTCCTGCGCTTCCGCCCCGAACTGCTGTTCGATTTTGATCCGGCGCACAACCCGGTGGCCTTTCCCTCGCCCCGTTCCTGGGAATTTGCCCACCGCGCGCTGCAGAAGTTCGGCGACATGCCGGAATTGCTGCTCGGCTCGCTGCAGGCCTGTGTCGGCCCGGCTGCCGGGCTGGAACTGCATGCCTTCGTGGATAATCTCGGCAAGATGCCGGATATCGACGCCATCGTGCGCGGCGAGGCCGCCGAGGTGCCGCATGAAGTCGATCTGCAATATGCCGTCGCGTCCGCACTGGTCGGCCGCGCCATTCGCGCCAAAAACAGCCCCGAAGCGGCAGCCGTGCATGGCCATATCCTCGATTACGCCACCCGTTTCCCGCTGCGCGAAATGGGCATCATGCTGGTATCGGACATGCATCGCGCCATCGGCCAGCAGCTCTTCAAGGTGCCGCAGTTCTCGCAATGGGCGAATGCGGTGGCCGACATCATGCTGTACGAAATGTAA
- a CDS encoding VWA-like domain-containing protein → MFDTSIETKLAAARTRLILDKPFLGALALRLPMVAANAKWCPTSATDARKFYYNPEYIAALTLEETQFVLAHEALHCALSHFARRQHRVKHRWDVACDHAINPLLVADGLKPPPGVLLLDAYEGMTAEEIYPCIGDNNSDQTMDQHLYDNEESEGGQEGENDQEPQQDGGGGSGRQQKDDSDGSGGGQQQDQQDGQGGAAQPPPLNARERDELGRQWQQRMAAAAQQAMAAGKMGGALARMVDHLLQPQLPWRMLLARYMTQAARDDYSYMRPSRREGQVIFPSLRSGQVDLVVALDTSGSVGEQELSQFLSEVNALKGQMRARVTLLACDTAVAEGAPWEFEPWEELRLPAHIKGGGGTSFVPVFEWLSRYGRQPDLLLYFTDAEGDFPKQEPNFPTLWLVKGRAPVPWGQRIQLN, encoded by the coding sequence ATGTTTGATACCTCGATCGAAACCAAGCTCGCCGCCGCCCGCACCCGGCTGATTCTCGACAAGCCGTTTCTGGGCGCGCTGGCCCTGCGTCTGCCCATGGTGGCAGCGAATGCCAAATGGTGTCCCACCTCGGCCACGGACGCGCGCAAGTTCTATTACAACCCGGAATACATTGCCGCGCTGACGCTGGAAGAAACCCAGTTCGTGCTGGCGCATGAGGCGCTGCATTGCGCCTTGTCCCACTTTGCTCGCCGCCAGCATCGCGTCAAGCACCGCTGGGACGTGGCCTGCGACCATGCCATCAATCCCCTGCTGGTGGCGGACGGCCTCAAGCCGCCGCCGGGCGTGTTGTTGCTGGACGCCTATGAAGGCATGACGGCGGAGGAAATCTACCCCTGCATCGGTGACAACAATTCCGACCAGACCATGGACCAGCACCTCTACGACAATGAAGAGTCGGAGGGGGGGCAGGAGGGCGAGAACGATCAGGAGCCGCAACAGGATGGCGGCGGAGGCAGCGGCAGGCAGCAGAAGGATGATAGCGATGGCAGCGGGGGCGGTCAGCAGCAGGACCAGCAGGATGGGCAGGGTGGCGCGGCGCAACCACCGCCCCTGAACGCCAGGGAGCGCGACGAACTGGGCCGTCAGTGGCAGCAGCGCATGGCTGCCGCCGCCCAGCAGGCGATGGCCGCGGGCAAGATGGGCGGCGCCCTGGCTCGCATGGTGGATCATCTGCTGCAACCGCAGTTGCCGTGGCGCATGCTGCTGGCGCGCTATATGACCCAGGCGGCGCGGGATGATTACAGCTATATGCGGCCCTCAAGAAGAGAGGGGCAGGTGATCTTCCCCTCCCTGCGCAGCGGTCAGGTGGATCTGGTGGTGGCGCTGGATACCAGCGGCTCGGTGGGCGAGCAGGAACTCTCCCAGTTCCTTTCCGAAGTGAATGCGCTGAAGGGCCAGATGCGCGCCAGGGTTACGCTGCTGGCCTGTGATACTGCCGTGGCGGAAGGCGCGCCATGGGAGTTCGAGCCGTGGGAGGAATTGAGATTGCCGGCGCACATCAAGGGCGGCGGCGGCACCAGCTTTGTGCCGGTATTCGAATGGCTTTCCCGCTACGGCAGGCAGCCTGATTTGCTGCTGTATTTTACCGACGCCGAAGGCGATTTTCCCAAACAGGAGCCGAATTTCCCCACCCTCTGGCTGGTCAAGGGCCGGGCGCCGGTGCCGTGGGGGCAAAGGATACAGCTCAACTAA
- a CDS encoding c-type cytochrome, which produces MKKAFLTSLTLTLSLAVLSSAHAAPPQQPKAPGIESPDYVWEAQSGEEAILLKMKGNAERGKIAYQGCQGCHKPDASGLPDGAYPQLAGQHITVLIKQISDVREGRRDNPKMFPFAGKHVMDTQEVADIAAFLNRLPLPGNNGKGPGSDLARGKALYQKDCVTCHGERGEGNAEKFYPVTKGQHYRYLVRQITAIRDGNRRNANPKMVKVVKRYSTSDISAVADYISRIGPGEKTAK; this is translated from the coding sequence ATGAAAAAAGCATTTCTGACAAGCCTGACCCTGACCCTGAGCCTGGCCGTCCTGTCGTCCGCCCATGCGGCTCCTCCCCAGCAGCCCAAGGCACCCGGGATAGAATCGCCCGATTATGTCTGGGAAGCACAGTCGGGAGAGGAAGCGATTCTCTTGAAAATGAAGGGCAACGCGGAACGCGGAAAAATCGCCTATCAGGGCTGCCAGGGCTGCCACAAACCCGACGCCTCCGGCCTGCCGGACGGCGCTTACCCGCAACTGGCTGGACAACACATCACGGTGCTGATCAAGCAGATTTCCGATGTGCGCGAAGGGCGGCGCGATAATCCGAAAATGTTCCCCTTTGCCGGAAAGCATGTAATGGACACGCAGGAAGTAGCCGATATTGCCGCCTTCCTCAACAGACTGCCCTTGCCCGGCAACAATGGCAAAGGCCCCGGAAGCGACCTGGCGCGCGGCAAGGCGCTGTACCAGAAAGATTGCGTTACCTGTCACGGTGAGCGCGGCGAGGGCAATGCCGAGAAATTCTACCCCGTCACCAAAGGCCAGCACTACCGTTACCTGGTCCGCCAGATAACGGCCATCCGCGACGGCAATCGCCGCAATGCCAATCCCAAAATGGTCAAGGTGGTAAAACGCTATTCCACCAGTGACATCAGTGCAGTGGCCGATTATATCTCCCGCATTGGCCCCGGCGAAAAGACGGCAAAATAG